From Balneola sp. MJW-20:
TTATATAGTGCAGTGTCTGATCGTGAGGAAAACCGCTCAGACCATATCCTGACATCAGTATATGAACGAATGTAGGTAGAAGAGTCTTCCTCCAGTAACAGGATCTGATCCGCGTTTATATGAGAAGTATCGGTGGTATCTGAAGATATTCTGCGTAAATAAGCATTACCGTCAACAAATCGTCTGCCCGTTGAATCAGCTTCCAGGAAATCTCCGGTGAGCAGGGCCTGATTCGTACTGTCCTGTACAAAGATATTACTATATAACTGGAGAAATTGTCTTTTGCGGTTAATAAAAAGACTGTCTCCTTCAGCATACTGAGCGGTATCTGCCAGCTGAACATTTCCTCTGAAAATAGCGGAATCAAGATTCTGAAAGTAGGTGCCGCGGTCGGCAATAAGGGTTCCTTGTGGATCTTCTAGTCTGATACCGTCCCGGAAGTAAGCGATCTTGGTAAAGAAATTATAGTCAACCTTTTCACCATAAAGAGTGCTGCTGTCCTGTACGATCACTACTCTGCCTCTTAAATTGCTCAGATCACGATCCTCGTAATAATACAGGGTGTCAGACCAAATCAATTCTGTATCAGTCTCGATCTGGATATTACCGAATAAATGGATCTCATTGGTATTCTGATAACTATAGGCACTATCGCAACTCATCAAGGCCTGATCATTTCGCAGAACTGGTTTATAGATCTTTTGCAATGATTCTGTTCCAGTTTGGATCAGATCAATGCTCTCATAATCGAGGATGTCGATCGTGTTCTGTGCAAATGATTCTGTGAATTGAAGTGAT
This genomic window contains:
- a CDS encoding OstA-like protein; translation: MQCCHKYGLFGLLIFLSLQFTESFAQNTIDILDYESIDLIQTGTESLQKIYKPVLRNDQALMSCDSAYSYQNTNEIHLFGNIQIETDTELIWSDTLYYYEDRDLSNLRGRVVIVQDSSTLYGEKVDYNFFTKIAYFRDGIRLEDPQGTLIADRGTYFQNLDSAIFRGNVQLADTAQYAEGDSLFINRKRQFLQLYSNIFVQDSTNQALLTGDFLEADSTGRRFVDGNAYLRRISSDTTDTSHINADQILLLEEDSSTYIRSYTDVRIWSERFSSRSDTALYNSEEEIFRLTASPRAWHKNIQLTGPFISVQLDSNQVRQLISYYKPIAVQEDSVTGRLNQIKGDTLTVNFTDGNISTIILRPDSKVLYHTRNEEGDPDGAVEYISPRTVMYFNEGELQQVKAGQNQGVFLPEYSGLADRRLEGFSWDPADRPQKPVMDLSPRFPPVTPDPPFSLPPKYLFYLKNL